One Euphorbia lathyris chromosome 1, ddEupLath1.1, whole genome shotgun sequence DNA segment encodes these proteins:
- the LOC136208517 gene encoding UDP-glycosyltransferase 83A1-like codes for MSRRNILVIAYPAQGHVLPMMELSQCLVNHGFKITFVNTEYNHERVLNSLIEKDYIGEYINLVSVPDGLESMEDRNNLGKLAESLSTLGRGKLEELIGKMNETEEDKITCVIADENNGWALEVAKEMNIRCAAFWPAAAALLALLFDVQKLIDDGIIHNTGTPLKHQKIQLAPAMPAMNSEHFVWACIGDEITNRIVFDIMKKNNEAIKLVDWIICNSAYDLEPGAFTFSPKILPIGPLLANTRHGNSAGCFWQEDTNCLKWLDQQQPNSVIYVAFGSFTIFDKTQFQELALGLELTGKPFLWVVRPGTTNETNVYPQGFEERVANRGKIVEWAPQQKVLSHPSVGCFLSHCGWNSTMECVANGVPFLCWPYFADQFLNETYICDVWKVGLNFNRDKFGIIRRDEIKDKVEKVLSDEMIRKRVEELEEIAMISVGEYGHSSKIFSKFVEWLND; via the exons ATGAGCAGACGAAATATTCTAGTGATAGCTTATCCAGCACAAGGACATGTTCTTCCTATGATGGAGCTATCTCAATGCTTAGTCAATCATGGTTTCAAAATCACATTTGTCAACACTGAATATAATCATGAGAGGGTCTTAAATTCTTTGATAGAGAAGGATTATATTGGGGAATATATTAATCTGGTTTCAGTTCCAGATGGATTGGAATCTATGGAAGATAGAAATAATCTTGGGAAATTAGCAGAATCACTTTCAACTTTGGGTCGAGGAAAGCTGGAGGAGCTTATTGGGAAGATGAATGAAACAGAAGAGGATAAAATTACTTGTGTAATTGCAGATGAGAATAATGGATGGGCTCTTGAAGTAGCAAAGGAGATGAATATAAGGTGTGCTGCTTTCTGGCCTGCAGCAGCTGCCTTGCTTGCCCTCTTGTTTGATGTGCAAAAGTTAATTGATGATGGAATCATTCACAACACCG GAACTCCATTAAAGCACCAAAAGATTCAATTGGCTCCAGCAATGCCTGCAATGAACTCTGAGCATTTTGTATGGGCATGTATTGGTGATGAGATCACTAACAGAATTGTATTTGATATTATGAAGAAGAACAACGAGGCAATAAAATTGGTAGACTGGATAATTTGCAACTCAGCATATGATCTTGAGCCGGGAGCATTCACATTTTCCCCAAAGATTCTACCAATAGGACCACTTCTAGCTAACACTCGGCATGGAAATTCAGCAGGATGCTTCTGGCAAGAAGACACAAATTGTTTGAAATGGTTGGATCAACAACAACCAAATTCAGtgatatatgttgcatttggcAGCTTCACAATTTTTGACAAAACTCAATTTCAAGAATTAGCATTGGGGCTTGAACTCACTGGTAAGCCATTCCTATGGGTTGTAAGGCCTGGTACTACTAATGAGACAAATGTGTATCCTCAAGGATTTGAAGAGAGAGTAGCCAACCGAGGAAAAATTGTGGAATGGGCGCCTCAGCAGAAAGTCCTGAGCCACCCTTCTGTGGGTTGCTTTTTGAGCCATTGTGGTTGGAACTCTACCATGGAATGTGTAGCTAATGGTGTTCCATTCTTGTGTTGGCCATATTTTGCTGATCAGTTTCTTAATGAGACTTACATTTGTGATGTGTGGAAGGTGGGCTTGAATTTTAACCGTGATAAATTTGGGATCATTAGGCGAGATGAAATTAAAGATAAGGTGGAGAAGGTTTTGAGTGATGAAATGATTAGAAAAAGggttgaagaacttgaagagaTAGCCATGATTAGTGTCGGAGAATATGGTCATTCCAGTAAGATTTTCAGTAAGTTTGTTGAATGGTTGAATGATTGA